CCGTCCATCAGGACGTGCACGTAGTCGGGCGTCACGTAGTTCAGCAGCCTCTGATAGTGGGTCACGAGGATCATCGCGCGCGATGGATCCCGCAGCCGTTCGACACCCCCAGCAACGATCCTCAGGGCGTCGATGTCGAGCCCAGAGTCCGTCTCGTCCAGAATGGCCAGGCGCGGCTCGAGCACGGCCATCTGCAGGATCTCGTTTCGCTTCTTCTCGCCTCCGGAGAATCCCTCGTTGACGGCGCGGCTCATGAAGCTCTGGTCCATCTCGACGAACTTGAGCCGCTGGCGCAGGTAACCCAGAAACTCCATCGCGTCCATCTCTTCCTGGCCCCGGTGGGCGCGAATCGCGTTGACCGCGGCCTTCAGAAAGTACGCGTTGGCCACGCCGGGGATCTCCACCGGGTACTGGAATGCGAGGAAGACGCCCTCTCGCGCCCGCTCCTCGGCGCTCATGGCCATCAGGTCGCGCCCGTCGTAGAGGACTTCTCCGCGGGTGACCGTGTAGGACGGGTGGCCCGCCAGAGCCTGCGCGAGGGTGCTCTTCCCAGACCCGTTGGGGCCCATCACGGCGTGGATCTCCCCAGCGGGAACGGTGAGATCGACGCCACGCAAGATCTCGGTGTCGTCGACGCTCACGTGGAGGTCGCGAATCTCAAGCAGCGCCATTATCCTACGCTTCCCTCGAGGCTCACGCCCAGCAGCTTCGCCGCCTCGACGGCGAACTCCATGGGAAGCTCGCGGAACACCTCTTTGCAGAACCCGTTCACGATCATCGACACGGCGTCCTCTTCGGAGATGCCGCGCTGCTTGCAGTAGAAGAGCTGGTCCTCGCCGATCTTCGACGTCGAGGCTTCGTGCTCCACCTGCGCCGTATCGTTCGCCACTTCGATGTATGGGAAGGTGTGCGCGCCGCAAGTGTCGCTCAGGAGGAGCGAGTCGCACTGCGAGTAGTTGCGCGCCCCAACTGCCCCCTTTTGAACCTTGACGAGCCCGCGGTAGGAGTTTTGCCCGTGCCCGGTCGAGATCCCCTTGGAGATGATCGTGCTGCGGGTATTCCTTCCGATGTGGGTCATCTTGGTCCCCGTATCTGCCTGCTGATAGTTATTCGTCACCGCGACCGAGTAGAACTCGCCCACCGAGTTGTTCCCCTGCAGAATCACGCTGGGGTACTTCCAGGTGATCGCCGATCCGGTCTCAACCTGCGTCCACGAGATCTTCGAGTTATCCCCGAGGCACTTACCGCGCTTCGTGACGAAGTTGAAGATCCCACCGCGGCCTTCCTTATCGCCGGCGTACCAGTTCTGGACCGTTGAGTACTTGATCTGGGCATCTTTATGTGCGATCAGCTCCACTACCGCCGCGTGGAGCTGGTTTTCGTCGCGCATCGGCGCGGTGCAACCCTCCAAATAGCTGACGTAGCTGCCCTCGTCCGCGATGATCAACGTGCGCTCGAACTGTCCCGTCTCCGCCGTATTGATGCGGAAATACGTCGACAGCTCCATCGGACAGCGGACGCCCTTCGGCACGTAACAGAAGGACCCGTCGCTGAAGACTGCGGAGTTCAGGGATGCGAAGAAGTTGTCGGTGTAGGGGACGACCGAGCCCAGGTACTTCCGAACGAGGTCGGGGTGCTTCTGCACCGCTTCGGAGAATGAGCAGAAGATCACGCCAGCCTCAGCAAGTTTCTCCTTAAAGGTGGTCGCCACGGAGACGCTGTCGAAGACGGCATCGACGGCAACCCCGGTGAGCCGTTTCTGCTCCTCGAGAGGGATGCCGAGTTTCTCGAACGTTGCGATGAGCTCGGGATCGACTTCGTCGAGGCTGCCCGGTACGGATTTCTGCCGCGGCGCCGCGTAGTAGATGATGTCCTGGTAGTCGATCGAGGGGTAATGGACGTTCGCCCAGCGCGGCTCCGCCTCTGACTTCTCCAGCTTCGCCCAATGCCGATACGCCTTGAGGCGCCACTCCAGCATGAAATCGGGCTCATTCTTCTTCGCGGAAATGAGGCGAATAATGTCCTCGCTGAGACCACGCGGGACGGTATCGGCCTCGATATCGGTGACGAAGCCGTACTTGTACTCGCGCTCGGCGAGCGCCTCAATCGTTGTGGGTGTCTTCACCATCGTTCTTTCGTTCCTCACAGTGGTGGCCCAACGTTCGTTTCTGGCGCGACGGCGGCCGACCCGACGGCGCACGGCTCAGACGGTACGGCACGGACCTGATCCGCCGGGACAAACGAGACGTCCGAGTCGACATCCGCGCACAGGTCCGCGAGGGTTATGGAGTCCAGTACCTGGTCGATGCTGTTCTTGAGCCGCCGCCAGACCGGACGCGACAAGCAGCCAATCTCGCGGTCGCACGACCCCGCCACGTACTCGATGGCGAGGCACTCCACCGGCGCCACGGGCCCCTCGAGCGCCCGAACGACCGCTCCGACTGTGAGCTGCGCCGGCGGCCGCGCCAGCTCGTATCCGCCGTGCGCGCCCCGCGTGCCCTCGATGAGGCCGGCGCGGCGCAAAGGCATCACGAGCTGCTCCAGGTACCCCGCCGGCAGGCGCTCGGCGTACGCGATCTCCGTCAGCGACAGTGGACCGCGGCCGTACGCCTTTGCCAGCTCCGTCATGGCGCGAAGGCCGTAATGAGCTCTCTGTGATACCTGCAGCATGGGCTCACCCCGGATTTCCTAGTCCCGCACTAGGATTATATGCGCTTCGAGGCGACCGATCCACCCAAGAACGGCGGGCCGACACGGTCACTGTTCCGTTCGCGCGCCACTGTTTAGAATGCGGCGGCGAATAGCCGCGGAGGTCGCCGGTGCGGAACTGTTGGGTCGATGATGAGGCGGGGACCAGTCCGCTTCAACAGCTCGTGTATCTCTCACGCGTGATGGGCAGGGAGGAGGCGCTCGTCGTCTGGGGTGGCGGGAACACGTCGATCAAGGTCACCGAGCCTGACCTGCTGGGACGGCCCACGAACCTCCTCTTGATCAAAGGCACAGGGTCCGACATGAAGGCGGCCGAGCCGAAGGATTTTCCCGCCGTCCGCCTGGATGATATCCGAGCCAGCTTTGCCCGCGAAGCGATGACCGACGAGGAGATGGTCGCCTACTTCGCGCGCTGCATGGTCGATCCCTCGGCCCCGCGGCCTTCCATCGAGACGCTGCTCCACGGCTACCTCGATGCCACTGCCGTGGCCCACTCTCATGCCGATGCCATCCTGGCGCTGACCAACACGACTGGCCGCGAGGAGACGGTGAGCGAGGCGCTCGGCCGCGACGTCGCACTC
The nucleotide sequence above comes from Chloroflexota bacterium. Encoded proteins:
- the sufC gene encoding Fe-S cluster assembly ATPase SufC produces the protein MLEIRDLHVSVDDTEILRGVDLTVPAGEIHAVMGPNGSGKSTLAQALAGHPSYTVTRGEVLYDGRDLMAMSAEERAREGVFLAFQYPVEIPGVANAYFLKAAVNAIRAHRGQEEMDAMEFLGYLRQRLKFVEMDQSFMSRAVNEGFSGGEKKRNEILQMAVLEPRLAILDETDSGLDIDALRIVAGGVERLRDPSRAMILVTHYQRLLNYVTPDYVHVLMDGRIVRSGGKELALELEAKGYDWLKQETA
- the sufB gene encoding Fe-S cluster assembly protein SufB, translated to MVKTPTTIEALAEREYKYGFVTDIEADTVPRGLSEDIIRLISAKKNEPDFMLEWRLKAYRHWAKLEKSEAEPRWANVHYPSIDYQDIIYYAAPRQKSVPGSLDEVDPELIATFEKLGIPLEEQKRLTGVAVDAVFDSVSVATTFKEKLAEAGVIFCSFSEAVQKHPDLVRKYLGSVVPYTDNFFASLNSAVFSDGSFCYVPKGVRCPMELSTYFRINTAETGQFERTLIIADEGSYVSYLEGCTAPMRDENQLHAAVVELIAHKDAQIKYSTVQNWYAGDKEGRGGIFNFVTKRGKCLGDNSKISWTQVETGSAITWKYPSVILQGNNSVGEFYSVAVTNNYQQADTGTKMTHIGRNTRSTIISKGISTGHGQNSYRGLVKVQKGAVGARNYSQCDSLLLSDTCGAHTFPYIEVANDTAQVEHEASTSKIGEDQLFYCKQRGISEEDAVSMIVNGFCKEVFRELPMEFAVEAAKLLGVSLEGSVG
- a CDS encoding Rrf2 family transcriptional regulator, with amino-acid sequence MLQVSQRAHYGLRAMTELAKAYGRGPLSLTEIAYAERLPAGYLEQLVMPLRRAGLIEGTRGAHGGYELARPPAQLTVGAVVRALEGPVAPVECLAIEYVAGSCDREIGCLSRPVWRRLKNSIDQVLDSITLADLCADVDSDVSFVPADQVRAVPSEPCAVGSAAVAPETNVGPPL